A region of Solibacillus isronensis DNA encodes the following proteins:
- a CDS encoding NUDIX hydrolase produces the protein MNERLKVFDQYYKETGIEHRDLVHAKGYWHEVFHCWIIEKTDSEWRIYLQLRSKNKKDYPNQFDITAAGHILATESIEDGVRELEEEVGINVMFSQLTSLGVIPYSIDNEKIKDYEFANVFVYELTGGIEQFTLQREELDGIYSANLKQFILLATHKIKKIEVTGYKYENDIRHYEVKQIGLEQMSALPESYLLEFIRRLKKMLIEAT, from the coding sequence GTGAATGAACGTTTAAAAGTATTTGATCAATATTATAAGGAAACGGGCATTGAACATCGTGATCTAGTTCATGCAAAAGGTTATTGGCATGAAGTGTTTCATTGCTGGATTATTGAAAAAACAGATTCTGAATGGCGCATTTATCTACAGCTGAGAAGCAAAAATAAAAAGGACTATCCAAACCAATTTGATATTACGGCAGCTGGTCATATACTGGCAACGGAGTCGATTGAGGATGGTGTACGCGAATTAGAGGAAGAAGTAGGGATTAACGTAATGTTTTCGCAATTAACGTCACTTGGAGTCATCCCGTACAGTATAGACAATGAAAAAATAAAGGATTATGAGTTTGCAAATGTATTTGTTTATGAATTAACAGGAGGAATTGAGCAGTTTACTCTTCAACGCGAAGAACTGGATGGTATATACTCTGCAAACTTAAAACAATTTATATTGCTTGCGACACATAAAATAAAGAAAATCGAAGTAACTGGTTATAAATACGAAAATGATATTCGTCATTATGAAGTGAAGCAGATTGGACTAGAACAAATGTCTGCACTGCCTGAAAGTTATTTGCTCGAGTTTATCCGGAGATTGAAAAAGATGTTAATTGAAGCAACCTGA